A window of bacterium contains these coding sequences:
- a CDS encoding GAF domain-containing protein: MTASPDPKVSYRPLLVFSIVAALVVGAGFYVVRNAGLASRRLVLDEKDLRLSHTFKSRLEQKFSSLRGRMEAAEFLVSSSPPSPGVAARALSHLLESGEEGPSAAVVLDQSGKIISSKRQGGVPRADFKERRIWARSVAALQGAKGKGPKYHIEAEELSGVPVLFLSAPSAATGGYWGVILQAKSLFRVWADELSASESVFLLSEPEQMVLFAQRGPSFASEAIGKNFNAKLSTTLEVSVCCDPAAFNTVYEDERSMIQLGVPGGTRQLRLVLVTNRRGALAPAGGGEGRILAAGAVVAWVLLVGLFAVFQRRRKEESDDWAADRLISISQAGPPPAAGGGQFLELLSRVSDTVAKGAHFRDVISLIASQAMGVVGARRAYAALYDEGMQQMFEVYAAGLGDGYRAAIAMGPEEMPEKIAVREGEMVEVPAVREWAQAPAVLEEENVGAVVVFPMQVDKRLLGILALYFDGPHELREDEIEICSTLVQQGALAVDRALYQAAPPL, from the coding sequence GTGACCGCCAGCCCCGATCCCAAAGTTTCCTATCGCCCGCTCCTCGTGTTTTCCATTGTCGCCGCCCTTGTGGTGGGTGCCGGATTTTATGTAGTCCGAAACGCGGGTCTCGCCTCCCGCCGTCTGGTGCTGGACGAAAAGGATTTGCGGCTGTCACACACCTTCAAGAGCCGTCTCGAGCAGAAGTTCTCCTCGCTGCGGGGGCGGATGGAAGCGGCGGAATTTCTCGTATCCTCGAGTCCTCCCAGCCCGGGGGTCGCCGCCCGGGCGCTTTCCCACCTGCTCGAAAGTGGAGAAGAGGGGCCCTCCGCGGCTGTGGTGCTCGACCAGAGCGGGAAAATCATTTCCTCCAAGCGGCAGGGCGGGGTTCCGCGCGCGGACTTCAAGGAGCGGCGCATATGGGCCCGTTCGGTTGCCGCGCTTCAGGGTGCGAAGGGCAAGGGGCCGAAGTATCACATCGAGGCGGAGGAACTTTCCGGAGTCCCCGTTCTCTTTTTGTCGGCTCCCTCGGCGGCGACGGGCGGCTATTGGGGCGTGATTCTGCAGGCGAAATCCCTGTTCCGGGTTTGGGCGGATGAACTCTCTGCCAGCGAAAGCGTTTTCCTCCTCTCCGAGCCGGAGCAAATGGTTCTTTTCGCCCAGCGCGGCCCTTCGTTCGCCAGTGAGGCGATCGGGAAAAATTTCAATGCGAAACTTTCCACGACCCTGGAGGTCAGCGTTTGCTGCGATCCGGCTGCTTTCAACACGGTTTATGAGGACGAACGCTCGATGATCCAGCTGGGCGTTCCGGGCGGGACCCGCCAGCTGCGCCTGGTTCTGGTCACCAACCGGCGCGGCGCCCTGGCGCCGGCCGGCGGCGGCGAGGGGCGTATCCTGGCCGCGGGCGCGGTCGTGGCGTGGGTGCTGCTTGTCGGTCTCTTCGCGGTCTTTCAGCGCCGCCGCAAGGAGGAGAGCGACGATTGGGCCGCCGACCGGCTGATTTCGATCTCGCAGGCCGGGCCGCCCCCCGCGGCGGGCGGCGGGCAGTTTCTCGAGCTTCTCTCGCGGGTGAGCGATACGGTGGCCAAGGGCGCACATTTCCGGGATGTGATCTCTCTCATCGCCTCGCAGGCGATGGGGGTGGTGGGGGCGCGGCGCGCTTATGCGGCCCTTTATGATGAGGGAATGCAGCAGATGTTCGAGGTGTATGCCGCGGGACTGGGAGATGGCTACCGGGCGGCCATCGCCATGGGGCCGGAGGAGATGCCGGAGAAGATCGCGGTCCGCGAAGGCGAAATGGTGGAAGTTCCCGCGGTGAGAGAGTGGGCCCAGGCCCCCGCGGTCTTGGAGGAAGAAAATGTCGGCGCCGTTGTGGTTTTTCCCATGCAGGTCGATAAGCGGCTGCTCGGGATTTTGGCGCTTTATTTCGACGGCCCCCACGAGCTCCGCGAGGATGAAATCGAGATTTGCTCCACGCTGGTCCAGCAAGGCGCCTTGGCGGTCGATCGGGCCCTGTATCAGGCAGCGCCTCCCCTCTAG
- a CDS encoding EamA/RhaT family transporter: MIIRFSRERAMPVAALLLAALFWGATFSLVKESLRSAEMFSFLALRFGVALLAVWAFAGRAA, encoded by the coding sequence GTGATCATCCGATTCTCCCGCGAACGCGCCATGCCGGTCGCCGCGCTTCTTTTGGCTGCGCTCTTCTGGGGTGCGACGTTTTCACTGGTAAAGGAGTCGCTCAGAAGCGCCGAGATGTTCTCTTTTCTCGCGCTGAGGTTCGGGGTGGCGCTTCTGGCGGTCTGGGCGTTTGCCGGGCGGGCGGC
- a CDS encoding dipeptide ABC transporter ATP-binding protein, translating to MVEKLLEVKNLVKYFPVRGGVFSQVRNYVRAVDGVSFDLAPSETLGLVGESGCGKSTAGRAILRLIEPTSGEIWFEGQEITHLDRESMRKLRREMQIIFQDPYASLNPRMTVGSIVGEPLTIHKIAKGREREDRVAAILNRVGLRPEHMRRYPHEFSGGQRQRIGIARALALNPKLIIGDEPVSALDVSIQAQVINLLEDLQEEFGIAYVIVAHDLSVIQHISDRIAVMYLGKIVELASADEVVMSPRHPYTYALLSAVPVPDPRVKKKDRIILRGDVPSPVNPPSGCRFHTRCPYKEDKCVAEEPLMREVAPGHFAACHFSEKVLGGASNGAGPSSG from the coding sequence ATGGTCGAGAAGCTCTTGGAAGTGAAAAATCTGGTCAAGTATTTCCCGGTTCGGGGGGGTGTTTTTTCCCAGGTGCGCAACTATGTTCGGGCGGTGGACGGGGTGAGTTTTGATCTGGCGCCGAGCGAGACGCTGGGGCTGGTGGGGGAGAGCGGATGCGGAAAATCCACGGCCGGCCGCGCAATCCTCCGTCTCATTGAGCCGACCTCGGGGGAGATCTGGTTCGAAGGGCAGGAGATCACCCACCTTGATCGCGAATCCATGCGAAAGCTCCGCCGCGAGATGCAGATTATTTTCCAGGATCCCTACGCCTCCCTGAATCCTCGGATGACGGTGGGGAGCATCGTCGGCGAGCCGCTGACCATTCACAAGATCGCCAAGGGAAGAGAGCGCGAGGACCGGGTCGCCGCGATTCTCAACCGCGTGGGGCTGCGTCCCGAGCACATGCGGCGCTACCCCCACGAATTTTCCGGCGGCCAGCGCCAGCGCATCGGCATCGCCCGCGCCCTGGCCCTCAACCCCAAGCTGATCATTGGCGATGAGCCGGTCAGCGCCCTTGATGTTTCCATCCAGGCCCAGGTCATCAACCTCCTCGAGGATTTGCAGGAAGAGTTCGGCATCGCTTATGTCATCGTGGCCCACGACCTGTCCGTGATCCAGCACATCAGCGATCGGATCGCCGTCATGTATCTGGGGAAAATCGTCGAGCTCGCCTCTGCCGATGAAGTGGTGATGTCCCCCCGGCATCCCTACACCTATGCCCTGCTTTCCGCTGTTCCGGTGCCGGATCCGCGGGTCAAGAAAAAAGATCGGATCATTCTCCGCGGGGACGTGCCCAGCCCGGTCAATCCGCCCTCGGGCTGCCGGTTCCACACCCGCTGCCCCTACAAGGAAGATAAATGTGTTGCCGAGGAACCACTCATGCGGGAAGTCGCCCCCGGCCACTTTGCGGCGTGTCATTTTTCCGAGAAAGTCCTGGGAGGCGCCTCGAACGGGGCAGGCCCTTCCTCCGGATAG